The Dioscorea cayenensis subsp. rotundata cultivar TDr96_F1 chromosome 19, TDr96_F1_v2_PseudoChromosome.rev07_lg8_w22 25.fasta, whole genome shotgun sequence genome includes a window with the following:
- the LOC120283770 gene encoding thioredoxin-like protein CXXS1 codes for MEAEEEGGVSSKVLKVDSEEAWDSFITQANTQGIPVFVHFTAAWCVPSIAMNAFFEELAIKYQNIIMFLLVDVDDVKRVAKKMEVKAMPTFVLIKDGKVVDRMVGANPEEINKRIACLSSTP; via the exons atggaagcagaagaagaaggtggGGTGAGTTCAAAGGTGTTGAAGGTGGATTCAGAGGAAGCATGGGATTCCTTCATCACCCAAGCAAATACCCAAGGAATTCCA GTATTTGTCCACTTCACAGCTGCATGGTGTGTTCCATCCATTGCCATGAATGCCTTCTTTGAAGAATTGGCTATCAAGTACCAAAACATCATCATGTTTCTCTTGgtagatgttgatgatgttaag agagttGCTAAGAAGATGGAGGTGAAGGCCATGCCCACATTTGTGTTGATAAAAGATGGGAAAGTAGTTGATAGGATGGTTGGAGCCAACCCTGAAGAGATTAACAAGAGGATTGCATGCCTTTCTTCAACCCCTTAA
- the LOC120283379 gene encoding pentatricopeptide repeat-containing protein At5g50390, chloroplastic, whose protein sequence is MDLHPSLSYTPLSTISLPFFPLFSVSTISFFHPRKLRSLSVCSCSSGGKSLIRKPQLNSRTITTPVPDLRDDDEAEEEEEQEVDGDDEQQSAKKPSAFHSICAQIEKLVFFKRYDEALELFEVLQLRGGYGGVRASTYDSLVTACIGLRSVHGVKSVVRHMIDAGFTFDLYMRNRLLLMYVKCGMMVDARRVFDEMPERNVVSWNTIICGLVELGSYDEALELFLVMWEEMPEAAPRMFATVIRACAGLGEVFVGSQLHACVAKLGLYEQIYVSCALIDMYSKCGSIREAQWVFEEMPDKTVVGWNTIIAGYALHGYSEKALELYYEMRNSRVSMDQFTYSIVVRICARLGSLEHAKQAHAGLIRNGFGLDVVASTALVDFYCKWGRMDDARHVFDMMSRKNVISWNALIGGYANNGMGKEAIKMFERMIKEGMAPNHVTFLAVLTACSYSGFLDKGIEVFESMFRDPKMKPRAMHYACMIELLGREGLLDEALSLIKDAPFSPTTNMWAALLTACRFHKNLELGKFAAEKLFGMEPEKLSNYIVLLNIYNSCGRAADAAKVLEGLKKKGLRLLPACTWIEVKKQPHRFTFGDKTHPKSTKIYEKLDVLMNKIVEQGYVPEGKPLLPDVGQHEQRMSNSHSEKLAIAYGLISTPDSTPLQLVQGHRICGDCHRAIKLITVITKREIAVRDASRFHHFKQGRCSCGDYW, encoded by the coding sequence ATGGATCTCCATCCCTCCCTCTCCTACACCCCCCTTTCCACCATCTCCCTCCCCTTCTTCCCCCTCTTTTCCGTTTCCACCATCTCCTTCTTCCACCCCAGAAAGCTTCGATCTTTGAGCGTTTGCAGCTGTTCCTCAGGAGGGAAATCTCTGATCCGCAAGCCCCAGCTGAATTCCAGAACAATCACCACCCCCGTTCCAGATCTCCGAGACGACGACGAAgctgaggaggaggaggagcaggaGGTGGATGGCGATGATGAACAACAGTCTGCAAAAAAGCCCTCGGCTTTCCATAGCATCTGTGCCCAGATAGAAAAGTTGGTGTTTTTCAAGCGCTACGATGAAGCGCTAGAACTGTTTGAGGTATTGCAGCTGCGAGGAGGTTATGGTGGCGTCCGCGCCAGCACCTACGATTCCCTTGTGACTGCTTGCATTGGCTTGAGGTCCGTTCATGGCGTCAAATCGGTCGTTCGGCACATGATCGACGCTGGGTTCACCTTCGATTTGTATATGAGGAATAGATTGCTTCTCATGTATGTGAAGTGTGGCATGATGGTTGATGCGCGAagggtgtttgatgaaatgcctgagAGGAATGTTGTTTCCTGGAATACAATCATTtgtggtcttgtggagttgggATCTTATGATGAGGCGCTTGAGCTGTTCCTGGTGATGTGGGAGGAGATGCCAGAGGCTGCGCCACGGATGTTTGCTACTGTCATTAGAGCGTGTGCCGGTTTGGGTGAGGTTTTCGTCGGTAGTCAGTTGCATGCTTGTGTTGCTAAATTGGGTTTATACGAACAAATTTATGTGTCTTGTGCTTTGATCGATATGTATAGCAAGTGCGGAAGCATCAGAGAAGCTCAATGGGTTTTTGAAGAGATGCCGGACAAGACTGTTGTTGGATGGAATACTATTATTGCCGGGTATGCGCTTCATGGGTATAGTGAGAAAGCTCTTGAATTGTATTATGAGATGCGGAATTCCAGGGTGAGTATGGATCAGTTCACTTACTCAATTGTAGTTCGAATTTGTGCTCGGTTAGGGTCGTTGGAACATGCGAAGCAAGCTCATGCAGGATTAATTCGGAATGGTTTTGGATTGGATGTAGTTGCTAGTACAGCTCTGGTTGATTTTTATTGCAAATGGGGTAGGATGGATGATGCCAGGCATGTTTTCGACATGATGTCTCGCAAGAATGTGATCTCTTGGAATGCACTGATTGGTGGGTATGCAAACAATGGCATGGGCAAGGAGGCTATTAAGATGTTTGAGAGGATGATCAAGGAAGGGATGGCTCCAAATCATGTGACTTTCCTTGCTGTTTTGACTGCATGCAGTTATTCGGGATTTCTAGATAAAGGGATCGAGGTTTTTGAGTCAATGTTCCGGGATCCAAAGATGAAGCCACGGGCAATGCATTATGCTTGTATGATTGAGTTGTTGGGTAGAGAAGGGCTTTTGGATGAAGCTTTGAGTCTAATAAAGGATGCACCTTTCAGTCCTACGACGAACATGTGGGCCGCCTTGCTTACCGCTTGCAGGTTTCACAAAAACTTGGAGCTCGGCAAATTTGCAGCGGAAAAACTATTCGGAATGGAGCCTGAGAAACTAAGCAATTACATAGTACTTCTAAATATATACAATAGTTGCGGCAGAGCAGCCGATGCTGCTAAAGTATTGGAAGGCTTGAAGAAGAAAGGTTTACGATTACTTCCTGCTTGCACTTGGATTGAGGTGAAAAAACAACCTCATAGATTCACATTTGGAGATAAAACTCATCCCAAAAGCACCAAAATATATGAGAAATTAGACGTTCTGATGAACAAGATAGTTGAACAAGGTTATGTTCCTGAAGGAAAGCCTCTTCTTCCTGATGTTGGACAACATGAACAAAGGATGTCGAATTCCCACAGTGAGAAGTTAGCAATTGCTTATGGGCTCATCAGCACTCCTGATTCTACTCCCTTGCAACTGGTGCAGGGGCATCGAATCTGTGGTGATTGCCACAGAGCGATCAAACTAATAACAGTGATCACCAAGAGGGAAATCGCCGTGAGAGATGCGAGCCGATTTCACCATTTTAAACAGGGAAGATGCTCCTGTGGGGATTACTGGTGA
- the LOC120283402 gene encoding 54S ribosomal protein L24, mitochondrial: MAFRSRELYKKIARKVGEGSVPKEVMESVKKCLPNNKLIMGRAKRGIYAGRHIQFGNKVSEDGGNKSRRTWKPNVQEKRLFSYIHDRHIRVKVTTHALRCIDKAGGIDEYLLNTPYDKMDTEMGLFWKAKIEKMYDELGKMDVCFFSPEEEAKITKGFEELKLAKKEARREARRASAKQKQTERENAEAEQTSEAKQIEEGTADGNIEKPES; the protein is encoded by the exons ATGGCGTTCAGATCGCGAGAGCTCTACAAGAAGATCGCGAGGAAGGTCGGGGAGGGATCGGTGCCGAAGGAGGTCATGGAATCTGTGAAGAAATGCTTGCCCAACAACAAGCTCATCATGGGGCGTGCCAAGCGCGGCATCTACGCCGGCCGCCATATTCAGTTCGGCAACAAGGTCAGCGAGGACGGTGGAAACAA GTCTAGAAGAACATGGAAACCAAATGTGCAGGAGAAGCGCCTTTTCAGTTACATCCATGACAGGCACATCCGAGTCAAGGTGACAACTCATGCTCTCAGGTGCATCGACAAAGCTGGTGGGATAGACGAGTATCTACTAAATACACCATATGACAAGATGGATACTGAAATGGGCTTATTCTGGAAGGCCAAGATCGAAAAGATGTACGATGAACTCGGAAAAATGGACGTCTGCTTCTTCTCTCCCGAAGAGGAGGCTAAGATCACAAAAGGGTTTGAAGAGCTAAAGCTTGCCAAGAAGGAAGCTCGAAGGGAAGCCAGAAGAGCTTCAGCGAAACAGAAACAAACAGAAAGAGAGAATGCCGAAGCTGAACAGACATCGGAAGCGAAACAAATTGAGGAAGGAACTGCAGACGGCAACATAGAAAAGCCGGAGTCTTGA